The genome window GTTCGGCCGAAACGATCAGTAGGCCCAGCCACTGGAAGCCAAGATCCTTGATCTTGAGGGCGATCAGCAGGGAAAGGATGATCAGCGGGAAATGGACATAGGGCCCCCGGAAACGGGACCGTCCCAGTTCCGTCGTCATGTCTTCGCCGACAAAGGCTGCGAGAAATCCCTCGACCCGCAGGAAGGAGACCAGGGCGTCCACCAGTCCAATCAGGAGAACCGACCAGAAGGCAGCCCGAATGATGAAGTTGGTGATGCTGGAAAGGGTATTGGCATCCCGGCGAAGGGCCCGTCCTGATGTCCGTTGGCAGAAGAAGAGCGCGACGAGAATGGCGGCGACATAGAACAGAAACTGCGCCACCGTCTTGGCGATGGCCGCACCTGTCTCAGGGGCACCGCGACCGGCCTCGACAAGGCCGATCAACCCGTAAAACGGTGTCGCGCCAGGCCATTCCCACCAGACATTGAGGTAGTTGTTTACAATATAAACGAAGGAGCAAAGCACGATGGCCCAGCCGAACGCGCGCAGAAGCCAGACATTGGTTCCGGCGGCGTCGATGCCGTCATGAAATGCAGAAGTGTCAGATGATGAATTCATTCCCGCCCCATAGTGTCAGAATGAATGGACAGGATCGGCCCCCTACCGATCGCGCCGGCGTGTCCAGCTTCACGCCTCTAGTCGCTGGTTCCGTCGCAACGGTGACGTTTTCGTCTTATCCGCTGCGGTAGTCGCAAACGCTGATCCGGCGCCTGCAAGAAGGACGGGGCCCGAAGACCCCGTCCAATCTCGCAGAAGTTCTGGATTAAACGCCCAGAACGCGGTTGCGCTGCGCCACGTAGGCCGCGTCCGCGAGGTTCTGCCAGCCACCGATATCCGAACGAGCGGCAACGAAGCTCTCGTGGATCCGGTTGGCCAGGTCGCTGTGCGCCCGTGCTTCTTCGAAGACCTCTTCCGAAGCTTCGCCGAAGGAGTCGTAGACGTCGTCGTTGAACTTGCGGACCTGAACGCCCTGCTCCTGGATGAGCTTGCGGAGATAGGTACCGTTGTTTGCGTTGAACTCGGACATCATGACTTCGTTTTCGACGGTCGCGGCCGACTCGATGATCATCTGATCGATCGTCGACAGGCCGTCCCACCAGGCCTTGTTCACGCCACAAGCCAGCATTGA of Alphaproteobacteria bacterium contains these proteins:
- a CDS encoding TRAP transporter small permease subunit — its product is MNSSSDTSAFHDGIDAAGTNVWLLRAFGWAIVLCSFVYIVNNYLNVWWEWPGATPFYGLIGLVEAGRGAPETGAAIAKTVAQFLFYVAAILVALFFCQRTSGRALRRDANTLSSITNFIIRAAFWSVLLIGLVDALVSFLRVEGFLAAFVGEDMTTELGRSRFRGPYVHFPLIILSLLIALKIKDLGFQWLGLLIVSAELLIVITRFVFSYEQAYQGDLVRFWYGALFLFASAYTLFDDGHVRVDVFYSGFSERKKGLVNALGAVFMGIALCWTILVFGMWDKSSIINSPLVNYEVSQSGFGMYVKFWMAGFLGVFAATMAVQFVSIMFEGMADWRGDPGKREVTQAGAH